A region of the Blochmannia endosymbiont of Camponotus nipponensis genome:
TAGCTATTCAATTATTGTGTTATTATTACGAAGGTAATTTAGTGCTATTAAATCAAATACTACAAAATTTATCTTTAATATATCCTGACGGAAATTTAAGTTTCATACGCGTAAAAAAAATAGTAACTGATTCAGCATGTTTTAATATAAATCATTGGATAGAAGCGATTTTGATAGGTAATAAACAACGCGCTGACCGAATTTCAAAAAAATTAGAACATATAGGTGTTGATTTAGAAACATTATTATATAAAATTAAATTTGAAGTATTAATAATAACTAATATAAAATACAATATGGCACAAGGAAAATCATTACCCAATTTATTAAAACAATATAAAATACATAGAAAGTATCATGCCGCACTGCTATCTAGAGCAGTGAAACGTTTAAGTTTATCTCGCTTATATCAAACAATAGAATTATTAGTACAAATAGAACTAAAGTATAAAAAAGATTATATTTGTTTATCACGATCAATTTTTGAACTATTATCTCTTATATTATGTTCTGATAAAAAAATCACACTTAATAATAATATTGTAATTTAATACATCATCCATATTGAGTAATACCTTTTCAGTAAATTATTATTTACTGAAAAGGTATTCTTTGTTAATAACATAAATGAAACAAATTTCCTAATAACTTGATTCTATTACATTAAAATATTTTAAAATAATTTCCTATTTCTTTACCATTATAACATAATTATATGTATGTATATATATGTATAAACTATATAGTAGTAGTTATTACTAAAAATTGATGGTTATCATCAACATGACTAACATCGCTACAATAACATCTCATACAATATATATAATTGTATGTTTAAATTAGAGACATATAACCTATCTATTTAAGTTCTATAAAACAACATAATCAAAACATCAAGTGAACACTGTTTCACATTTATTTTATCGGAACATCTACTATAAATACAAATCAAATAGTTATTTTTTATAATCTCAATAACAGTAAAGTTATATTCAAGTAATTACCTCTTTTCGTCAAAGACATATGTTGATGTGGATCCATGTCTTATTTTTTAAATAAATAAAACTCATTGTTAATATGTAACAACTACATCTATAGAATTCTTTATGTTTATTTTAAACATTAAAAATTAATAAGATAGTTATTGTACTGTTTAATTAAATAACATACATTTATATCTATTATCATAACAATAAAATTTATATATAACATATAATTGGATATTAAATTTGCAATCCGATATTTTGAAAGAATTTATAATTAATGTTATTAACAATACACAAGGACAAGATATTATGTGTTTTGATATGAGTATTAAAACCAATATCACGGATATCATGATCATTTGTACTGGCACCTCCAATCGTCATGTCATTTCTATATCCCAAGATATATTACATAAATCTCGTGGCGCTGGTTTAAAACTTTATGGAATAGAAGGCATGAATATTGGTGAATGGGTTCTAGTAGATTTAGGTGATGTAGTAACACATATAATGCAAAAAGAAATTCGTAAACTATATGCACTGGAAAAACTTTGGAGCTAATATAAATAAGGAACTTATTTAAATATATGTTTTATCTTATCAATAACAAATCATTTATCAAACAAGTGTATAACTATTTGCATCAATTGTTAATATCAAATATAAATAAACTTTAAATACATGAAGCCTAATAATTATCCAATCCTGCATAATTATTCGGATGAGTCTTTATTATTTACTCATCGTATAACTATTGCATGTGTTTTTATTATATTAATCATTGGTGTTTTATTGATTCATTTATACCAAATACAAATAGTTAATTTTAATATGTATACTACACGTTCTAACGAAAATCGTATTAAACTTATTCCTATTCCACCTAAAAGAGGAATCATCTATGACCGTAATGGAATAGCATTGGCATTAAATCGTACTATTTACCAACTAGAAATAATACCAGAAAATACAATTAACTTAATAGAAACAATTCATGAATTAAAATTATTATTAAATTTAAGCAATAATGATATTTCAAAGTTTGAAAACACCCTAAAACATTCTTCTCAATTTGTTTCATTGCCTATTAAGATTGATTTAACAGAAGAACAACAAGCTCGATTTGCTGTTAATAGGTTTAAATTTTCCGGGGTAACAGTAAAAAGTTATCAACGTCGTTATTATCCTTATGGATCCGACTGTACTCATGTTATCGGATATATTTCCAAAATTAACGAGGAAGATATAAAACGATTAAATAAAAAGGGTATTTTGGGTAAATATATTACAACCCCCAATATAGGAAAATTAGGAATTGAGCGTTATTACGAAAATATTTTACATGGTACACCAGGTTACGGTGCTGTGGAAATAAACAATCGAGGAAAAATAATTAGAGAACTATATAAAAAATCCCCGATACCAGGAAAGAACATTATTTTAACATTAGATTTAAATTTACAACAATACATTATAAAATTATTATCAGGAAATCGATCTTCTGTAATAGTTATAGACCCAAGAAATGGTGGAATTCAAGCCTTGATTTCGCATCCTAGTTATAATCCCAACTTATTCGTTAATGGTATATCGAATACAGAATATAACATGTTATTAAAAGATAACAATTGTCCTTTACTTAATCGCGCGACTCAAGGGATATACCCTCCTGCATCTACAGTAAAACCTTACATTTCCGTATCCGCTTTAATATTAGGAGTAATTAATCAGAATTTTTTATTTGATGATCCTGGTTGGTGGCAATTACCTGGTTCAGAAAAACGTTTCCGTGATTGGAAACGATGGGGACATGGAGAAATAAACATCACAAAAGCTCTTGAAGAATCTTCTGATACTTTTTTCTATCAAATAGCTTATAAAATGGGAATAGATAATTTGTCACAATGGATGAATAAATTTGGATATGGTAAATATACTGGTATCGATTTATTTGAAGAATTAACTGGTGTAATGCCTACTAAAGCATGGAAGGTAAAACGTTTTAAGAAACCATGGTATCACGGAGATACCATACCAGTAGGAATCGGTCAAGGGTATTGGACTGCAACTCCTATACAAATGTCCAAAGCCTTAATTACTTTAATTAATGACGGTAAAGTGTATATTCCTCATTTACTTGATAGTGTTATATCAGACACTGATCATATTACATACCATCAAAAAGAATACAAACAAATAGGTGACCCAAAATCAAATGTGTGGAAAATTACTAAAGACGGAATGTTTGGAGCAGCCAATCGTGCAAATGGCACAGTAAATAATAGTTTTTCTGGTACTTCATACAAAGCAGCAGCAAAATCTGGTACAGCACAGCTATTTAGCTTAAAAAGCAACCAAATCTATGATCCCAAAAAAATTGCTGAATCACTTAGAGACCACAAATTGATGACTGCCTTTGCTCCATATGAAGATCCTACGGTAGCCGTGGTAATAATTATAGAAAACGCTGGAATTGGAGTATCAATAGGAACAATTACAAGAAAAATATTTGATTTTATCTTATTATAATAAATAAACATCGAATTAGATTATTTTTATATATTTTTATCAACCTAACCAATTAGCGTAATATGTTTATGAGTCTAATTATCAAAAAAAAATCACTATGGAATAGATATCATATTGATTTAACATTATTTTTACTTATTGTTTTTTTGTTACTATATGGAACTTTCATAATGTGGAGCGCAAGTGGACAAAATTTTGAAATAATGCGACTGAAAATGTTTCAAATTATGGGAGGATTATTACTTATGTTTTTTTTAGCACAAGTTCCTCCCAGAGTTTACGAATTATGGACGCCTTACATATATTTTTTATCTCTCATATTATTAATATCAGTTAATATGATCGGACAAATCAGCAAAGGAGCTCAACGTTGGTTGGATTTTGGAATAATAAGATTTCAACCATCGGAAATAGTTAAAATTTCTGTATTGCTCATGATAGCACATTATATTAATAGAGGTCAGCACCCACCATCTTTTAAAAATGTTGGTATTGCGCTATTACTAACTATGACTCCTACTATACTCATGCTATTACAACCAGATTTAGGCACAGCAATTCTAACAATTAGCTCTGGATTTTTCGTATTATTTTTATCTGGAATTAGTTGGAAACTAATCATGCTTACATTATTAATAATAATTTTATTCGCTCCTATTTTTTGGTTTTTTTGTATGCACGAATACCAGAGATCTAGAATAACAATATTATTGCATCCAGAAATTGATCCATTAGGGGCAGGATATCATATTATTCAATCAAAAATTGCTATAGGTTCAGGGGGTTTTACTGGAAAAGGATGGCTACATGGAACACAGTCACAACTAGAATTTTTACCAGAACGTCATACTGATTTTATTTTTTCAGTAATAGGAGAAGAATTAGGATTTTTTGGAATATCAATATTATTGTTGTTGTATTTAGGGATTATATTACGTGGATTCTTTATTGCTGCCAAAACACAACATATGTTTGGGAGATTAATCATTGGGAGCTTTATGCTAGTATTATTTATGTATATTTTTGTAAATATTGGTATGGTCAGCGGTCTACTACCAGTAGTAGGAATTCCATTACCATTAATAAGTTATGGTGGCTCCTCTTTATTAGTATTAATGGCAGGATTTGGAATGATTATGTCAATAAATGGACATAAAAAAATGATTTCTAAAACATTATAAATGTTGAAATAAAACACAATAAAATAATTAACTAATATTACTGTTGCATTTTATAATTTTTCATTTAAAATTTTCAAAAACTTAAGACAAACAAAAAAACTACATATATAACTATTTCTATTAATATTATCAAATAAACATTATATTTCATATAATAAATAAATACTAAAAACATTATGAATAATATAAGAATATTTTTCTATTAATAATATATTTATGTAAAAAATATATTAAACATAAAGATATAAATATATAATGTTCAATAATAAGATAGAAAAACTATTATATTATAGTAGGCAATAAATAAACTAATGATTTTATTTTGCTAAAATTTTGCATATGTAACTCACTATGTTTTAAGTATTTTACTTGATAAGAAACAAGGTTTGTACACTTAAATATACAATATATACATAGTTGTAAAA
Encoded here:
- the holA gene encoding DNA polymerase III subunit delta; the protein is MIWIYPEQLSIELKKELKSFYLLLGNDSFLLENSYVNIVNIAKILNFNESVNITLDMYSDWQHIHNLFKTSNLFEKRKILLLKFSQDYPVICFNKNVSSLSSLLHEDLILILHIYESNKINKNNILLEHFNKIGTFVDCNTLTHACLITWIENQAKHMKLVIENLAIQLLCYYYEGNLVLLNQILQNLSLIYPDGNLSFIRVKKIVTDSACFNINHWIEAILIGNKQRADRISKKLEHIGVDLETLLYKIKFEVLIITNIKYNMAQGKSLPNLLKQYKIHRKYHAALLSRAVKRLSLSRLYQTIELLVQIELKYKKDYICLSRSIFELLSLILCSDKKITLNNNIVI
- the rsfS gene encoding ribosome silencing factor; amino-acid sequence: MQSDILKEFIINVINNTQGQDIMCFDMSIKTNITDIMIICTGTSNRHVISISQDILHKSRGAGLKLYGIEGMNIGEWVLVDLGDVVTHIMQKEIRKLYALEKLWS
- the mrdA gene encoding peptidoglycan DD-transpeptidase MrdA — its product is MKPNNYPILHNYSDESLLFTHRITIACVFIILIIGVLLIHLYQIQIVNFNMYTTRSNENRIKLIPIPPKRGIIYDRNGIALALNRTIYQLEIIPENTINLIETIHELKLLLNLSNNDISKFENTLKHSSQFVSLPIKIDLTEEQQARFAVNRFKFSGVTVKSYQRRYYPYGSDCTHVIGYISKINEEDIKRLNKKGILGKYITTPNIGKLGIERYYENILHGTPGYGAVEINNRGKIIRELYKKSPIPGKNIILTLDLNLQQYIIKLLSGNRSSVIVIDPRNGGIQALISHPSYNPNLFVNGISNTEYNMLLKDNNCPLLNRATQGIYPPASTVKPYISVSALILGVINQNFLFDDPGWWQLPGSEKRFRDWKRWGHGEINITKALEESSDTFFYQIAYKMGIDNLSQWMNKFGYGKYTGIDLFEELTGVMPTKAWKVKRFKKPWYHGDTIPVGIGQGYWTATPIQMSKALITLINDGKVYIPHLLDSVISDTDHITYHQKEYKQIGDPKSNVWKITKDGMFGAANRANGTVNNSFSGTSYKAAAKSGTAQLFSLKSNQIYDPKKIAESLRDHKLMTAFAPYEDPTVAVVIIIENAGIGVSIGTITRKIFDFILL
- the rodA gene encoding rod shape-determining protein RodA, producing the protein MSLIIKKKSLWNRYHIDLTLFLLIVFLLLYGTFIMWSASGQNFEIMRLKMFQIMGGLLLMFFLAQVPPRVYELWTPYIYFLSLILLISVNMIGQISKGAQRWLDFGIIRFQPSEIVKISVLLMIAHYINRGQHPPSFKNVGIALLLTMTPTILMLLQPDLGTAILTISSGFFVLFLSGISWKLIMLTLLIIILFAPIFWFFCMHEYQRSRITILLHPEIDPLGAGYHIIQSKIAIGSGGFTGKGWLHGTQSQLEFLPERHTDFIFSVIGEELGFFGISILLLLYLGIILRGFFIAAKTQHMFGRLIIGSFMLVLFMYIFVNIGMVSGLLPVVGIPLPLISYGGSSLLVLMAGFGMIMSINGHKKMISKTL